In one window of Ovis aries strain OAR_USU_Benz2616 breed Rambouillet chromosome 5, ARS-UI_Ramb_v3.0, whole genome shotgun sequence DNA:
- the FBXL12 gene encoding F-box/LRR-repeat protein 12 isoform X3, whose protein sequence is MRPKVMWHLLRRYMASRLHSLRMGGYLFSGSQAPQLSPALMRALGQKCPNLKRLCLHVANLSMVPITSLPCTLRTLELHSCEISMAWLHKEQDPTVLPLLECIVLDRVPAFRDEHLQGLTRFRALRSLVLGGTYRVTETGLDMGLQELNYLQRLEVLGCTLSADSTLLAISRHLRDVRKIRLTVRGLSAPGLSVLEGMPALESLCLLGPLVTPEMPSPQEILTSCLTMPKLRVLELQGLGWEGQEAERILSKGLPHCMVIVRALPKESMDWWM, encoded by the coding sequence ATGCGGCCCAAAGTCATGTGGCACCTCCTCCGCCGGTACATGGCATCCAGGCTCCATTCCCTGCGGATGGGCGGCTACCTGTTCTCAGGCTCCCAGGCTCCCCAGCTGTCCCCTGCCCTGATGAGGGCCCTGGGTCAGAAGTGCCCCAACCTCAAGCGCCTCTGCCTGCATGTGGCCAACCTGAGCATGGTGCCCATCACCAGCCTGCCCTGCACCCTGAGGACCCTGGAGCTGCATAGCTGTGAGATCTCCATGGCCTGGCTCCATAAAGAGCAGGACCCCACGGTGCTACCCCTGCTCGAGTGCATCGTGCTGGACCGTGTCCCCGCCTTCCGTGATGAGCACCTGCAGGGCCTCACACGTTTCCGTGCCCTGCGCTCGCTAGTGCTGGGTGGCACCTACCGGGTGACTGAGACCGGGCTGGATATGGGCCTGCAGGAGCTGAACTACCTGCAGAGGCTGGAGGTGCTGGGCTGTACCCTCTCGGCCGACAGCACCCTCCTGGCCATCAGCCGCCACCTCCGAGACGTGCGGAAGATACGGCTGACTGTTCGGGGCCTCTCGGCCCCTGGCCTGTCTGTCCTGGAGGGCATGCCAGCCCTGGAGAGTCTGTGCCTGCTGGGGCCACTTGTCACCCCAGAAATGCCTTCTCCGCAGGAGATCCTCACCTCCTGCCTCACCATGCCCAAGCTCAGGGTCCTTGAGctgcaggggctgggctgggaaggtcaGGAGGCGGAGAGGATCCTGTCTAAGGGGCTACCCCACTGTATGGTCATTGTCAGGGCCTTGCCCAAAGAGTCCATGGACTGGTGGATGTGA